One window from the genome of Acidobacteriota bacterium encodes:
- a CDS encoding glutamate synthase subunit beta, translating to MGKLKGFLEIERQAAPKRPASERVADWNEVYLPYATPDLQAQGARCMDCGIPFCHQGCPLGNLIPDWNDLVYRGKWRSAIDRLHKTNNFPEWTGRLCPAPCEGSCVLAIDGDAVTIKSVELAIVEHAFDEGWIAPAPAPVRTGKSVAVVGSGPAGLAAADQLNRVGHTVTVFEKADRIGGLLRYGIPEFKMEKRFLDRRVDVMAAEGVQFRTGVNVGADVPGERLLAEHDALLLAGGAGWPRDLKVPGRELRGIHFAMEYLTQQNRRNEGDAVPAADAIDAKDKRVVIIGGGDTGADCLGTVHRQGAASVAQFELLPEPPQQRDPDNPWPTWPNVFRVSAAHEEGGDRVYSVSTERFSGTDDGRVERLHGIKVALRRENGRPTFDRVAGSEFEMEVDLVLLAMGFLGPERPGLLTELGVRLTDRGNVWRDENWMTSVPSVFTAGDMQRGQSLIVWAIAEGRSAARGIDAWLMGTSDLPAPV from the coding sequence ATGGGCAAACTGAAAGGGTTCCTCGAAATCGAACGGCAGGCGGCGCCGAAGCGGCCGGCGAGCGAGCGGGTCGCCGACTGGAACGAAGTCTACCTGCCGTACGCGACGCCGGACCTGCAGGCGCAGGGCGCCCGCTGCATGGATTGCGGCATTCCGTTCTGCCACCAGGGGTGTCCGCTCGGCAACCTGATCCCGGACTGGAACGACCTGGTCTACCGCGGCAAGTGGCGCAGCGCAATCGACCGGCTGCACAAGACGAACAACTTCCCGGAATGGACGGGACGGCTCTGCCCGGCCCCGTGCGAGGGATCGTGCGTGCTGGCAATCGACGGCGACGCCGTGACCATCAAGTCCGTGGAGCTGGCCATCGTCGAGCATGCCTTCGACGAAGGGTGGATCGCGCCGGCGCCGGCGCCGGTGCGCACGGGCAAGTCGGTGGCCGTCGTCGGGTCCGGACCGGCCGGGCTCGCCGCCGCCGATCAGCTCAACCGGGTCGGCCACACGGTCACGGTGTTCGAGAAGGCGGACCGGATCGGGGGCCTGCTGCGGTACGGCATCCCGGAGTTCAAGATGGAGAAGCGCTTCCTCGATCGCCGCGTCGACGTCATGGCGGCCGAGGGGGTGCAATTCCGAACCGGAGTCAACGTCGGCGCGGACGTCCCCGGCGAGCGGCTCCTCGCCGAGCACGATGCGCTGCTGCTCGCCGGCGGCGCCGGCTGGCCCCGCGATCTGAAGGTTCCGGGGCGGGAACTGCGCGGCATCCATTTCGCGATGGAGTACCTGACGCAGCAGAACCGCCGCAACGAAGGCGACGCCGTGCCCGCCGCCGACGCGATCGACGCAAAGGACAAGCGGGTCGTCATCATCGGCGGCGGCGATACCGGGGCCGACTGCCTCGGCACGGTGCACCGGCAGGGAGCGGCATCCGTGGCGCAGTTCGAGCTGTTGCCCGAGCCGCCGCAGCAGCGGGACCCGGACAACCCGTGGCCGACCTGGCCCAACGTCTTCCGGGTGTCGGCGGCGCACGAAGAGGGCGGCGACCGCGTGTACTCCGTGTCGACCGAGCGCTTCTCGGGCACCGACGACGGCCGCGTCGAACGCCTGCACGGCATCAAGGTGGCGCTGCGTCGCGAGAACGGCCGGCCGACGTTCGACCGGGTCGCGGGCAGCGAGTTCGAGATGGAAGTCGACCTGGTCCTGCTCGCGATGGGCTTCCTGGGACCGGAACGGCCCGGTCTGCTCACCGAGCTCGGGGTCCGGCTGACCGACCGCGGCAACGTCTGGCGCGACGAGAACTGGATGACCAGCGTGCCGTCCGTGTTCACCGCCGGCGACATGCAGCGCGGCCAGTCGCTCATCGTCTGGGCCATCGCCGAGGGCCGCAGCGCCGCGCGGGGCATCGACGCCTGGCTGATGGGAACATCCGACCTGCCGGCGCCCGTCTGA
- a CDS encoding GAF domain-containing protein — MTKLKGQSSDVKPLVMLAEVNQALTVGRTPRAGLQRALEILDHDYGVIRSAVVLADANTGRLRVENSAGVPDEGRHAEWEMGEGITGRVVASSKPVVIPQISREPAFLHRTGRRPQGARSEITFMCVPIPGARTPLGALNIDFPFERARHYDRDLHVCRVVASMFGQAIRLKEAAEVERQRLLAENTHLKAELKERYDFSQIIGTSGPMRQVYEQIAQVAGTNTTVLVRGESGTGKELIAHAIHYNSPRAKKPFIKVSCAALPDSLIEAELFGHEKGAFTGAAARKKGRFELADGGTLFLDEIGDINLSTQVKLLRVLQEKEFERLGGVTPVKANVRLIAATNADLEKAIAAGTFREDLHYRLNVFTIFVPPLRERKTDILLLADSFLEKYTVEHGKSVKRISTPAIDMLMAYHWPGNVRELENSIERALLVCDGSVIHAHHLPPSLQTSEASGTVTRVSLSDAVGAYERDLIQDALKTTRGNRVKTARLLDSTERIISYKVKKYGIDCRRFR; from the coding sequence ATGACGAAGCTAAAGGGCCAGTCGAGCGACGTGAAACCGCTCGTGATGCTGGCCGAGGTCAATCAGGCTCTCACCGTCGGGAGGACTCCGCGTGCCGGCCTGCAGCGGGCCCTCGAGATCCTCGACCACGACTACGGCGTGATCCGCAGCGCGGTGGTTCTCGCCGACGCGAACACGGGGCGTCTGCGGGTCGAGAACTCCGCCGGCGTGCCCGATGAAGGCAGGCACGCCGAATGGGAGATGGGCGAAGGCATTACGGGTCGCGTGGTCGCCAGCAGCAAGCCTGTCGTCATTCCACAGATCAGCCGGGAGCCGGCCTTCCTGCACCGGACCGGCCGCCGGCCCCAGGGCGCGCGTTCCGAGATCACCTTCATGTGCGTGCCCATCCCCGGGGCGCGCACGCCGCTCGGCGCGCTCAACATCGACTTCCCGTTCGAACGCGCGCGTCACTACGACCGCGACCTGCACGTCTGCCGCGTCGTGGCCAGCATGTTCGGGCAGGCGATCCGCCTGAAGGAGGCGGCGGAGGTCGAACGCCAGCGGCTCCTGGCCGAGAACACGCACCTGAAGGCGGAGCTGAAGGAGCGCTACGACTTCTCCCAGATCATCGGCACCAGCGGGCCCATGCGGCAGGTGTACGAGCAGATCGCGCAGGTAGCCGGCACGAACACGACGGTGCTGGTCCGCGGCGAGTCCGGCACCGGCAAGGAGTTGATCGCGCACGCCATCCACTACAACTCCCCGCGCGCGAAGAAGCCGTTCATCAAGGTGAGCTGCGCCGCCCTGCCCGATTCCCTGATCGAAGCCGAGCTCTTCGGCCACGAGAAGGGTGCGTTCACCGGCGCCGCGGCCCGCAAGAAGGGGCGCTTCGAGCTGGCCGACGGCGGCACCCTGTTCCTCGACGAGATCGGCGACATCAACCTGTCCACACAGGTCAAGCTCCTGCGCGTGCTGCAGGAGAAGGAGTTCGAGCGGCTCGGCGGCGTGACGCCCGTCAAGGCCAACGTGCGCCTGATCGCAGCCACCAACGCCGACCTCGAGAAGGCCATCGCGGCCGGCACGTTCCGCGAGGATCTGCACTACCGGCTCAACGTCTTCACCATCTTCGTGCCGCCGCTGCGCGAACGCAAGACCGACATCCTTCTCCTCGCGGACAGCTTCCTGGAGAAGTACACGGTGGAGCACGGCAAGAGCGTCAAGCGGATCTCCACCCCGGCCATCGACATGCTGATGGCGTACCACTGGCCGGGCAACGTCCGCGAGCTCGAGAACAGCATCGAGCGGGCGCTGCTCGTCTGCGACGGCAGCGTGATCCATGCCCACCACCTGCCGCCGAGCCTGCAGACCAGCGAGGCGTCCGGCACGGTCACCCGCGTCTCGCTCTCCGACGCGGTCGGCGCCTACGAAAGAGACCTCATCCAGGACGCACTGAAGACGACGCGCGGGAACCGGGTCAAGACGGCGAGGCTCCTCGATTCGACCGAGCGCATCATCAGCTACAAGGTCAAGAAGTACGGGATCGACTGCCGACGATTTCGGTAG
- the amt gene encoding ammonium transporter produces MSDEMFAVNNTWMLVATFLVFIMHLGFACLESGLTQAKNAVNILFKNTGVISIGLITYAFVGFNLMYPGDFNGYVGFAGFGIDAGAEGVTSAYNTGYTYWTDFIFQAMFAATAATIVSGAVAERIKLNSFLIFTTIYVAIFYTIAGSWKWGGGWLDQMGFYDFAGSTLVHSVGGWGALAGVIVLGPRIGKYGAHAKPIAGHSMPLATIGVFLLWLGWFGFNGGSVLSADPGLVSLVFVTTALAAAAGVIGAMITSWSVQHKPDLSMVLNGALAGLVGITAGADVVSVNASILIGLIAGIIVVGSVLYIDRAKLDDPVGAISVHLVCGIWGTLAVGIFSADHSFVTQLIGVLAYGALSFLGALLIFFALHKSIGLRVSEEEERMGLDVGEHGMEAYGGFQITH; encoded by the coding sequence GTGTCGGACGAGATGTTCGCCGTCAACAACACCTGGATGCTCGTGGCGACGTTCCTCGTCTTCATCATGCATCTCGGCTTCGCCTGTCTCGAGTCGGGACTGACGCAGGCGAAGAACGCCGTCAACATCCTGTTCAAGAACACGGGCGTCATCTCGATAGGCCTGATCACGTACGCCTTCGTCGGCTTCAACCTGATGTATCCGGGCGACTTCAACGGCTACGTCGGGTTCGCCGGATTCGGGATCGACGCGGGCGCGGAAGGCGTGACCAGCGCCTACAACACCGGCTATACGTACTGGACCGACTTCATCTTCCAGGCGATGTTCGCCGCGACGGCCGCCACGATCGTCTCCGGCGCCGTCGCCGAGCGGATCAAGCTGAACTCGTTCCTGATCTTCACGACGATCTACGTCGCGATCTTCTACACGATCGCCGGCTCGTGGAAGTGGGGCGGCGGCTGGCTGGACCAGATGGGGTTCTACGACTTCGCCGGCTCCACCCTAGTGCACTCGGTCGGCGGCTGGGGCGCGCTCGCCGGTGTCATCGTGCTCGGTCCGCGGATCGGGAAGTACGGCGCGCATGCGAAACCGATCGCCGGACACAGCATGCCGCTGGCGACCATCGGCGTCTTCCTGCTCTGGCTCGGCTGGTTCGGGTTCAACGGCGGCTCGGTGCTGAGCGCCGACCCCGGCCTGGTCTCGCTGGTCTTCGTGACGACCGCGCTGGCCGCGGCGGCCGGCGTCATCGGCGCCATGATCACCTCCTGGTCCGTCCAGCACAAGCCGGACCTGTCGATGGTCCTCAACGGCGCACTCGCCGGCCTCGTGGGCATCACCGCGGGGGCCGACGTGGTGAGCGTCAACGCTTCCATCCTGATCGGCCTCATCGCCGGGATCATCGTCGTCGGCTCGGTGCTCTACATCGACCGCGCGAAGCTCGACGATCCGGTCGGGGCGATTTCCGTCCACCTCGTCTGCGGCATCTGGGGCACCCTGGCGGTCGGGATCTTCAGCGCGGACCATTCCTTCGTCACGCAGTTGATCGGCGTCCTGGCGTACGGCGCCCTCTCGTTCCTGGGCGCGTTGCTCATCTTCTTCGCGCTGCACAAGAGCATCGGCCTCCGCGTCAGCGAGGAAGAGGAGCGGATGGGTCTCGACGTCGGCGAGCACGGCATGGAGGCCTACGGCGGATTCCAGATCACGCACTAG
- the gltB gene encoding glutamate synthase large subunit: MQNSRPNARPAGTLPRAEGLYDPRFEHDSCGVGFVVNIKGERSHKLVRQAFEVSVNLLHRGACGCEVNTGDGAGMLLQLPHKFFRKAADAAGFELPGPGAYGVGMVFLPRDAAERRQVEDTFGRIVDEEGQRLLGWRDVPTDSGHLGATARSGEPVIHQIFIGRGPALDAAPDAAARFERKLYVIRNRAAHEVDGLQLRERDLFYVASLSSNTIVYKGMLIADQVERMFPDLADPDVESALALVHSRFSTNTFPSWPLAHPYRYCAHNGEINTLRGNINWMRAREALCRSDLFGDDLQKVFPLIREGQSDTATFDNVLEFLALTGRPLAHAVLMMIPEPWSNHESMSPERKAFYEYHASLMEPWDGPASIAFTDGTVIGAVLDRNGLRPSRYYVTTDDMVIMASEVGVLDIPPENVLVKERLHPGRIFLVDTAQGRIVDDEEIKRGLAREKPYAAWLKQELVHIDDLPPAPGVSAGPREPVRTLQRAFGYTEEDLRILIAPMAQAGAEPIGSMGTDTALAVLSDRSRLLYDYFKQLFAQVTNPPLDAIREELVTDMGSTLGAEANLLAPDARSCHHVKVDAPVITNDDLAKLRHLDDPAFRSATLPMLFDPGAGAAGLEQAMEALCRAASEAVAAGATLLVLSDRGVDREHAPVPALLATAGVHHHLVREGSRTRCSLIVETGEARECHHMALLVGYGAAVVNPYLAFETIEELRADGEVRDVDPAQAIRNYIRACTKGVLKVMSKMGISTLQSYRGAQIFEAVGLDKAFVDRCFTWTASRIGGIGIDTVAEEVVRRHARAFIERGREDDELDSGGEYQWRRDGEYHLFNPETVFKLQHASRSNQVAVYREYAGLVNDQSRQRATLRGLLELKPAAAPIPIEEVEPAEAIFKRFSTGAMSYGSISAEAHETLAIAMNRLGGKSNTGEGGEDPTRFTPDENGDLRRSAVKQVASGRFGVTSEYLVNADDLQIKMAQGAKPGEGGQLPGFKVYPWIAKVRYSTPGVGLISPPPHHDIYSIEDLAQLIHDLKNSNPEARVHVKLVAEVGVGTVAAGVSKAHSDVVLISGHDGGTGASPLTSIKHAGVPWELGLAETQQVLVLNDLRDRIVVQVDGQMKTGRDVVIAALLGAEEYGFSTAPLVVTGCIMMRVCHLDTCPVGIATQNPKLRERYSGKAEFVENYFRFVAEEIRELMAQLGFRTMDEMIGRADRLDVRKAVDHWKARGVDLSTILHQPEVADTIGRRSVQPQDHGLDRALDNTLIERCADAIEHRRPVEIALPIRNVNRTVGTMLGARISRRWGAEGLPDDTIRIAFTGSAGQSFGAFVPRGVSMTVAGDANDYFGKGLSGGRLVIHPPARSTFTPEKNIIIGNVALYGATGGEAFVRGVAGERFAVRNSGAHAVVEAVGDHGCEYMTGGRVVVIGSTGRNFAAGMSGGIAYVLDAKGDFERRCNPGMVDLEALAAEDAELVERLLARHLELTGSAVADGLLAAWDTAWHRFVKVMPRDFKRVLQAEARARAQARQPQFAELIGAQ; the protein is encoded by the coding sequence ATGCAGAATTCACGCCCCAACGCCCGTCCCGCCGGCACGCTGCCGCGGGCCGAGGGCCTGTACGACCCGCGCTTCGAGCACGACTCGTGCGGCGTCGGGTTCGTCGTGAACATCAAGGGCGAGCGATCGCACAAGCTCGTCCGGCAGGCGTTCGAGGTATCCGTCAATCTCCTGCACCGCGGCGCGTGCGGCTGCGAGGTGAACACGGGCGACGGCGCCGGCATGCTCCTGCAGCTTCCGCACAAGTTCTTCCGCAAGGCGGCGGACGCCGCCGGTTTCGAGCTGCCGGGGCCCGGGGCCTACGGCGTGGGCATGGTGTTCCTGCCGCGCGACGCGGCCGAGCGGCGGCAGGTGGAGGACACGTTCGGCCGAATCGTCGACGAAGAGGGCCAGCGCCTGCTCGGCTGGCGCGACGTGCCGACCGACAGCGGACACCTCGGCGCCACGGCGCGGAGCGGCGAGCCGGTGATTCATCAGATCTTCATCGGCCGCGGGCCGGCCCTCGACGCCGCCCCCGACGCGGCGGCGCGGTTCGAGCGGAAGCTGTACGTCATCCGCAACCGCGCGGCGCACGAGGTCGATGGCCTGCAGCTTCGCGAGCGCGACCTCTTCTACGTCGCCAGCCTGTCGTCGAACACCATCGTCTACAAGGGAATGCTGATCGCGGACCAGGTCGAGCGGATGTTCCCCGACCTGGCGGACCCGGACGTCGAGTCGGCGCTGGCGCTCGTCCACTCCCGGTTCAGCACCAACACGTTTCCCTCGTGGCCGCTGGCCCACCCGTACCGTTACTGCGCCCACAACGGCGAGATCAACACGCTGCGGGGCAACATCAACTGGATGCGCGCACGCGAGGCGCTGTGCCGGTCGGACCTTTTCGGCGACGACCTGCAGAAGGTGTTTCCACTGATCCGCGAGGGCCAGAGCGATACCGCGACGTTCGACAACGTGCTCGAGTTCCTGGCCCTTACCGGCCGCCCCCTCGCCCACGCGGTCCTGATGATGATCCCGGAGCCGTGGAGCAATCACGAGTCGATGAGCCCGGAACGCAAGGCGTTCTACGAGTACCACGCGTCGCTGATGGAGCCGTGGGACGGTCCGGCGTCGATCGCCTTCACCGACGGCACCGTGATCGGCGCCGTGCTCGATCGCAACGGACTGCGGCCCTCGCGCTACTACGTCACGACGGACGACATGGTGATCATGGCGTCCGAGGTGGGCGTCCTCGACATCCCGCCGGAGAACGTGCTGGTCAAGGAACGGCTGCATCCGGGCCGCATCTTCCTGGTCGACACGGCGCAGGGACGGATCGTCGACGACGAGGAGATCAAGCGCGGCCTCGCCCGCGAGAAGCCCTACGCCGCGTGGCTGAAGCAGGAACTGGTCCACATCGACGACCTGCCGCCGGCCCCCGGCGTTTCGGCCGGGCCGCGGGAACCCGTCCGCACGCTGCAGCGCGCTTTCGGCTACACCGAGGAGGATCTGCGGATCCTCATCGCGCCGATGGCTCAGGCCGGCGCCGAGCCGATCGGCTCGATGGGCACCGACACCGCGCTCGCCGTTCTCTCGGATCGCTCGCGGCTCCTGTACGACTACTTCAAGCAGCTCTTCGCGCAGGTGACCAACCCGCCGCTGGACGCGATCCGCGAGGAGCTGGTGACCGACATGGGATCGACGCTGGGCGCCGAGGCCAACCTGCTGGCGCCCGATGCGCGATCGTGCCACCACGTCAAGGTGGACGCACCGGTGATCACGAACGACGATCTCGCGAAGCTGCGGCACCTGGACGATCCCGCGTTTCGTTCGGCGACGCTGCCGATGCTGTTCGACCCCGGCGCCGGCGCGGCGGGCCTCGAGCAGGCCATGGAAGCGTTGTGCCGGGCGGCCAGCGAAGCCGTCGCCGCCGGAGCGACGCTGCTCGTCCTGTCCGACCGCGGGGTGGATCGCGAGCACGCGCCGGTGCCGGCCCTGCTCGCCACCGCCGGCGTCCACCACCATCTCGTGCGGGAAGGCTCCCGCACGCGCTGCTCGCTGATCGTCGAGACCGGCGAAGCCCGCGAGTGCCATCACATGGCCCTGCTCGTGGGCTATGGCGCCGCGGTCGTCAACCCGTATCTCGCCTTCGAGACCATCGAGGAGCTGCGCGCCGACGGCGAGGTGCGGGACGTCGACCCGGCACAGGCGATCCGCAACTACATCAGGGCCTGCACCAAGGGCGTGCTGAAGGTGATGTCCAAGATGGGCATCTCCACGCTCCAGAGCTATCGCGGCGCCCAGATCTTCGAGGCGGTCGGACTCGACAAGGCGTTCGTGGACCGCTGCTTCACCTGGACCGCATCGCGCATCGGCGGGATCGGCATCGACACGGTGGCCGAGGAGGTCGTCCGGCGCCACGCGCGGGCGTTCATCGAGCGCGGCCGCGAGGACGACGAGCTCGACTCGGGCGGCGAGTACCAGTGGCGCCGCGACGGCGAGTACCACCTGTTCAACCCGGAGACGGTCTTCAAGCTGCAGCACGCCAGCCGCAGCAACCAGGTGGCCGTGTATCGGGAGTACGCCGGGCTCGTCAACGATCAGAGCCGGCAACGGGCGACGTTGCGCGGCCTGCTCGAGCTGAAGCCGGCGGCCGCGCCGATCCCGATCGAGGAGGTGGAGCCGGCCGAGGCGATCTTCAAGCGCTTCTCCACCGGCGCCATGTCCTACGGCTCGATCAGCGCCGAGGCGCACGAGACCCTGGCCATCGCCATGAATCGCCTCGGCGGCAAGTCGAACACCGGCGAAGGGGGCGAGGATCCGACCCGGTTCACCCCGGACGAGAACGGCGACCTGCGCCGCAGCGCCGTCAAGCAGGTAGCCTCGGGCCGCTTCGGCGTCACGAGCGAGTATCTCGTCAACGCCGACGACCTGCAGATCAAGATGGCGCAGGGCGCCAAGCCGGGCGAGGGCGGGCAGTTGCCCGGCTTCAAGGTCTATCCGTGGATCGCGAAGGTGCGCTACTCCACGCCGGGCGTCGGGTTGATCTCGCCGCCGCCGCATCACGACATCTACTCGATCGAAGACCTGGCGCAGCTCATCCACGACCTGAAGAACTCGAACCCGGAAGCGCGGGTGCACGTGAAGCTGGTCGCCGAGGTGGGCGTCGGCACGGTCGCGGCCGGCGTCTCGAAGGCGCACTCCGACGTCGTGCTCATCTCCGGGCACGACGGCGGCACCGGCGCCTCCCCGCTGACCAGCATCAAGCACGCCGGCGTGCCGTGGGAGCTGGGCCTCGCGGAAACCCAGCAGGTCCTCGTGCTCAACGACCTGCGCGACCGGATCGTCGTGCAGGTCGACGGGCAGATGAAGACCGGCCGCGACGTGGTCATCGCCGCGCTGCTCGGCGCCGAGGAGTACGGCTTCTCGACGGCCCCGCTCGTGGTCACGGGCTGCATCATGATGCGCGTCTGCCACCTCGACACCTGTCCGGTCGGCATCGCGACGCAGAACCCGAAGCTGCGCGAGCGCTACTCCGGCAAGGCGGAGTTCGTCGAGAACTACTTCCGGTTCGTCGCCGAGGAGATTCGCGAGCTGATGGCGCAGCTCGGCTTCCGCACGATGGACGAGATGATCGGCCGGGCCGACCGGCTCGATGTCCGCAAGGCGGTCGACCACTGGAAGGCGCGCGGCGTCGACCTGTCGACGATTCTGCACCAGCCGGAGGTGGCGGACACCATCGGCCGCCGCTCGGTGCAGCCGCAGGACCACGGCCTGGACCGGGCCCTCGACAACACGCTCATCGAGCGCTGCGCGGACGCCATCGAGCACCGCCGTCCGGTGGAGATCGCCCTGCCGATCCGCAACGTCAACCGGACCGTCGGGACCATGCTCGGCGCCCGGATCAGCCGCCGGTGGGGCGCGGAAGGACTGCCCGACGACACCATCCGCATCGCGTTCACCGGGTCGGCGGGCCAGAGCTTCGGGGCGTTCGTGCCGCGGGGCGTCTCGATGACGGTGGCCGGAGACGCGAACGACTATTTCGGCAAGGGACTGTCCGGCGGCCGGCTCGTGATTCATCCGCCCGCGCGATCGACCTTCACGCCGGAGAAGAACATCATCATCGGCAACGTGGCGCTCTACGGCGCCACCGGCGGCGAGGCGTTCGTACGCGGCGTCGCGGGCGAGAGATTCGCGGTCCGCAACAGCGGAGCGCACGCGGTCGTCGAGGCGGTCGGAGACCACGGCTGCGAATACATGACCGGCGGACGAGTGGTGGTGATCGGCTCGACGGGACGGAATTTCGCCGCCGGCATGAGCGGCGGCATCGCCTACGTGCTGGACGCGAAAGGCGACTTCGAGCGCCGCTGCAATCCGGGCATGGTCGATCTCGAAGCGCTCGCGGCTGAAGACGCCGAGCTCGTCGAGCGACTGCTGGCGCGCCACCTGGAGCTGACCGGCAGCGCCGTCGCCGATGGACTGCTCGCTGCATGGGACACGGCTTGGCACCGCTTCGTGAAGGTGATGCCGAGGGACTTCAAGCGCGTGCTGCAGGCCGAGGCGCGAGCGCGCGCCCAGGCGCGGCAGCCGCAGTTCGCCGAGTTGATCGGCGCGCAGTGA
- a CDS encoding P-II family nitrogen regulator, which yields MKLITAIIKPHMLDGVRDALSKSGIKGLTVTEVKGFGRQKGHTEVYRGVEYSVDFVPKVKIEIVTDDEHVASAIASITESARTGEIGDGKIFVSDIGQAIRIRTGESDSAAL from the coding sequence ATGAAACTCATCACGGCCATCATCAAGCCACACATGCTCGACGGGGTGCGCGACGCGCTCTCGAAGTCGGGGATCAAGGGACTGACCGTCACCGAAGTCAAGGGCTTCGGACGGCAGAAGGGTCACACCGAGGTCTACCGCGGCGTCGAGTACTCCGTCGACTTCGTGCCCAAGGTGAAGATCGAGATCGTCACCGACGACGAGCACGTCGCCTCGGCCATCGCATCGATCACGGAGTCCGCCCGCACCGGCGAGATCGGCGACGGGAAGATCTTCGTCAGCGATATCGGGCAGGCGATCCGAATTCGCACGGGCGAGTCGGATTCGGCCGCACTCTAG